A stretch of the Notamacropus eugenii isolate mMacEug1 chromosome 2, mMacEug1.pri_v2, whole genome shotgun sequence genome encodes the following:
- the LOC140523453 gene encoding olfactory receptor 5AS1-like has product MTERNYTPPTEFIFIGFTDYPPLKIILFLLFLVICILTLVGNIGLIVLVNIDSNLQTPMYYFLSNLSFLDLSYSTAITPKMLANLLSCKKSISLYGCALQMYFFACFADAEILAAMAFDRYAAICKPLTYSTLMSRKVCVSFIVLAYFSGGMISLVHVSLTFRLPFCRSHVINHFFCDIPPLLALSCASTSLNELLLFASCSFIQTSTFVIIFISYFCILVTVLNIKSSEGRSNTFSTCASHLIAVTLFYGRLLFMYLRPTTKYSPDTDKVIAVFYTVVFPMFNPFIYSLRTKDMKNSLKKTLDRMSPNQ; this is encoded by the coding sequence ATGACTGAGCGGAATTATACTCCACcaactgaatttatttttattggctTCACAGATTACCCTCCACTCAaaattattctcttccttttgtttttggtCATCTGTATTTTGACCTTGGTGGGAAACATTGGTTTGATAGTCTTGGTTAATATTGATTCTAATCTTCAAACTCCCATGTATTATTTTCTCAGTAATCTCTCCTTTCTAGACCTCAGCTATTCCACAGCCATAACCCCCAAGATGCTAGCTAACTTATTATCTTGTAAGAAGAGCATTTCCCTGTATGGTTGTGcccttcaaatgtatttctttgctTGCTTTGCTGATGCAGAAATTCTAGCTGCAATGGCCTTTGACCGCTATGCAGCTATCTGTAAACCATTGACATATTCAACACTTATGTCCAGGAAAGTGTGTGTTTCCTTCATTGTCTTGGCTTATTTCAGTGGAGGCATGATTTCACTGGTCCATGTATCTCTGACCTTCAGGTTGCCATTCTGCAGATCCCATGTTATCAATCACTTTTTCTGTGACATACCACCATTACTAGCTTTGTCTTGTGCCAGTACCTCCCTCAATGAACTTCTGCTTTTTGCTTCATGCAGCTTCATCCAGACCAGCACTTTTgtgataattttcatttcttacttCTGTATCCTTGTTACAGTCCTGAACATCAAATCATCTGAAGGAAGAAGTAACACCTTTTCCACTTGTGCTTCCCACCTAATAGCTGTAACTTTATTCTATGGGAGACTTTTGTTCATGTACTTACGTCCCACCACCAAATACTCCCCAGACACAGATAAAGTCATTGCTGTTTTTTATACTGTGGTCTTCCCCATGTTTAACCCTTTTATATACAGTTTGAGAACCAAAGATATGAAAAATTCACTCAAGAAAACGTTGGACAGGATGTCTCCAAACCAGTAA